The genome window ATCGGCGCCATGAAGCGCACCGACGACGAGGGCGAGACCTGGACCGAATACCTGCTCTACGCCACCCGCGGCACCTTCTTCTGGCTGGTCGAAGCCGGCGACCAATGGTGGCGTTCGGAAGTGATGGACGAGTGGCCGGAGCCGGGCACCCCGGCCGTGCCCCATGTCTCGCTGCACAACATCCGCTACGAGAGAACGCTGGACTACGAAGCGCGCGTCACCTGGGCGGCCGGCGCCTTCAACTGGAAGGTGGCGGCCGGCGACCGGGCGCGGGTGCGCGAGTTCGAGCGCGGCATGGCCTCGCTCGCGGCCGAGAACACCCAGGACGAATTGAGCTGGTCGCGTTCGACGCCGGTCGCGGCCGACCAGGTGCGCGCCTGGTTCAAGCTGCCGGCGCCGCCGGCCGCCAAGGGAGCGGGCCTGTCCGCCTCGCTGGGCGAGCTGCAATGGCGCTTCCTGCTGTGGATCCTCGGCCTGAACGCAGTTCCGCTGATCGTCAACTTCGGCGAGACCATGATCTGGCTGCTGGCCGCGCTGTTCGCGCTGTTCATCCCGCCCAATATCGTCAAGAAGGACTGAAGCGCCCCCATGAACAAGCGTTATTTCGTCTATGCGATGGCGATTACGATCGTGACCACCATCGTCTGCTGGGTGAGCATGTTCGACTCCACCAGCTCCTCCGGCTACCGCTCGCGCGGCTACGGCGGCAGCTATTCGGGCGGTGGCCACAAGTGAGCGGCGGCGCGCACCGCCCGGCCGGCATCCATCTGCTGGCCGACCTGGCCGGCATCGACGCCGCGCTGCTGGCCGACCCCGAGGCCATCGACGCCCTGCTGCGCGAGGCCGCGCTGGCGGCCGGCGCGCGCATCCTGCACAGCCATTTCCACAGCTTCGGGACCGGCATGGGCGTGACCGGCGTGCTGCTGCTGGCCGAATCGCACATCTCGATCCACACCTGGCCCGAGCACGGCTTCGCCGCCGCCGACATCTTCATGTGCGGCGCGGCCCAGCCGCAACTGGCGCTGGAAGTCATCGAAGACGCGCTGGCGCCCGCCTCGCGCAGCCTCAAGACGGTGGCGCGCGGACAGCTATAATCGGGGTCTCCCGATTTCTCACGACACCGACATGACGCAATCCGGCACCTCCTCTTCCGCGCTTCCCAAAGCCCTGGGACACATCCGCGTGCTCGACCTGTCGCGCGTGCTGGCCGGCCCCTGGTGCTCGCAGAACCTGGCCGACCTCGGCGCCGACGTGATCAAGATCGAGCGTCCGGGCAGCGGCGACGACACCCGCGCCTGGGGTCCGCCCTATGCCAAGGACGGCGCGGGCCATGACACCGGCGAGGCGGCCTACTACCTGTCGGCCAACCGCGGCAAGCGCTCGGTGACGGTGGACATCGCGAGCAGCGAAGGCCAGGCCCTGCTGCGCGAGCTGGTCAAGCACTGCGACGTGGTGCTGGAGAATTTCAAGGTCGGGCACCTGAAGCGCTACGGCCTCGATTACGACAGTCTCAAGGCAATCAAGCCGGACCTGGTCTATTGCTCGATCACCGGCTTCGGCCAGGACGGTCCCTACGCGCACCGCGCCGGCTACGACTTCCTGATCCAGGGCATGGGCGGATTGATGTCGGTCACCGGCGAACGCGACGACCTGCCGGGCGGCGGCCCGCAGAAGGCCGGCGTGGCCCTCACCGACCTGATGACCGGCATGTACGCCACGGTAGCCGTGCTGGCCGCGCTGACCCACCGCGACCGTACGGGCGAAGGCCAGCACATCGACATGTCCCTGCTCGACACCCAGGTGGCGATGCTGGCCAACGTGGGCAGCAACTACCTCAACAGCGGCAAGCCGCCCAAGCGCTGGGGCAATGCCCACGCCAACATCGTGCCCTACCAGACCTTCGCCTGCGCCGACGGCCACATCATCGTCGCCACCGGCAACGACGGCCAATACCAGAAATTCGTGGAAGCCGGCGGCCGGCCGGAGCTGGGCAGCGACGAACGCTTCGCCACCAATCCGCTGCGCGTGCGCAACCGCGACACCCTGGTGCCGATCCTGGCCGAGATGGTGAAACAGAAGACGCGCGACGACTGGATCGCGCTGCTGGAAGAACGCGGCGTGCCCTGCGGCCCGATCAACGACCTGGCCGACGTCTTCGCCAACCCGCAGGTGGTGGCGCGCGAGGTCGCGATCGAACTGCCGCACCCGACGGCCGGCAAGGTCAAGCTGGTGCGCAGCCCGATCAGGATGTCCGCCACCCCCGCCACCAGCGACAAGGCGCCGCCCCTGCTGGGCCAGCATACCGACGAGGTGCTGCGCGAGATGCTGGGCCACAGCGAGGCGGATATCGCCGCCCTGCGCGACAAGGGCGTGCTGTAAGCCGCCCGGGCTTAATGCAGCTGGTGCTTGAGGTTCGACAGCTCGTCGTGCACCCGCATCACCACCGACTGCACCTGGGGTGAGGGCTGCGCGGTCCTGCAGATGCGCTTTGCCTCGTCGCTGAGCTGCTCGAGATGATCGATCTTCTGCACGATATCGGACTGGTCGTTCGAATTCATCACCACGGCTTGCGCGGCGTCCGACTCGTGCGCGATTTTCTGGATGCAGTCACGGATCTCCGACGGGATGCTCTGGTCGTTACGGCAGACTTCCTCCGCCTGGTTGATCACTTGCTGGACGTGGCTGAAGCGTTGCTGGATGTCGGCTGGTTGCAGCATGATGTCCTCCTGAAACGTGATGCGGAAACTCCGCGGGAGCCTTCCAGCTTAGGACGGATCCAGGGTTTATCAAGCAAATTCGCCCGCCCCTGGCCGGGACAAGCACGGTGCGTTCCTGTCAGCATTGCGCCTGCGAGGGCGGCAGGTAACGCTTGCCCAGCGCGATCTTCGCCCGCTCATGCGGGACGTGCTTGATGAAGGACGGCGCGCTGGCGTCGCCGTTGAGCACGATATAGAACTACTCGCCGTAGTCGTTGCGCGCGAAGCGCTGCACGCGGATCACGGGCGAGCCCATGTCGTCGTTCTCGTACTGCCGCGTTTCCGTCACGATTTCCGCCCTGCCGCCGTCGAAGGAAAAGCGGGGATCGGGCGCGTGCATCACCAGCTGGCGGAAATCGCGCTCCATATTGCGCCGATACACCTGACCGCGTCGCTCCGCACCGCGTGCTTGGCGTATGGACAGGACGCCAGCGGCGACGATACCGATCAAGAGGATGAGGGCGAATGGATCCATGAACGGGGAGCAAACGGTGCGGACATGCGCCGGATCCTAGCACGCCACGCCCCCGCCAATGTCCGCGCTTACTCACCACGCTGCGCGGACAGCTGCTGCGCCAGCATCTCCACGCACACCCTCACCTTGGCCGACGCGCCGAGCCGCTGCGGATACACGGCCCACACATTGGCCTCCTGCGCATACTCGGGCAGCACCCGCACCAGGGTGCCGTCGTCGAGCAGGGGCTGCACGTCCCACAGCGAACGCAGCACGATGCCCGCCCCTGCGCGCGCCCAGCGCAGCGCGATCTCGCCGTGATTGGTCGACAGCGAACCGGAGACCTTGACCGTCTCCTCCCCATGGCGCCCACGCAGGCGCCAGGTCCCGAAGGGATGGTCGCGCTCCTTGATCGGCAGGCAGTTGTGGCTGGCCAGGTCGGCCAGGGTTTTCGGTACCCCGTGGTTCGCGAGATAGGCCGGCGCCGCGCACAGCACGCGCCGGTTGTCCATCAGGCGCCGCGCGATCAGGTGAGGCGCGATCTCGTCGCCGATGCGCACGTCGAGGTCGAAGCCCTCTTCCACGATGTCGACCAGCCGGTCGAACACCTCGAAGCGGATCTGCAGGCCGGGATAACGCATCGCCAGCTGCGCGACCAGGGGAGCGACCACCTTGCGCCCGAAGCCGAAGCTGCTGCAGATGCGCACCCGCCCGGCGGGCTCGCGGCGCCGCTGCGACACCTCGTCGGCCAGGCTGTCCAGGTGGTCGAGGATGGTCTGGGCGTGGGCCAGCACCCGCTCGCCGTCCTCGGTGATCAGGATGCGGCGTGTGCTGCGCTGGAACAGCTTGACGCCCAGCCCGGCCTCCAGGATGCCGATGCGCTTGCTCACATAGGCGGGCGACATGCCCAGCTCCTGGGCCGCAGCCGCGAAGCCGCCCTTGCGCGCCACGGTGACCAGCACCCGCAGGTCTTCATTTTCGATGGGATTATTCACGGAATGTGATGTCTGAGCGAACAATAGCGACGATTATAAACGCCTTGTTTTGAGTTAAGCTGAGGGCATTCCAACACCCATCCCACTTCACCATGAAAAAGACCCATCGCATCGCCGTCCTCGCCGGAGACGGCATCGGCAAGGAAGTCATGCCCGAGGGCCTGCGCGCCCTCGAGGCCGCGGCCCGCCGCTTCGACATCGGCCTGGCCTTCGAGCATTTCGAATGGGCCAGCTGCGACTACTATCTCGCGCACGGCAAAATGATGCCGGACGACTGGTTCGAGCAGCTGCGCGGCTTCGACGCCATCTACTTCGGCGCGGTCGGCTGGCCGGCCACGGTGCCCGACCACGTCTCGCTGTGGGGTTCGCTGCTGAAGTTCCGGCGCGAGTTCGACCAGTACATCAACCTGCGCCCGGTGCGCCTGTTCGAGGGCGTGCCCTGCCCGCTGGCCGGCCGCAAGCCGGGTGACATCGATTTCTTCGTGGTGCGCGAAAACACCGAGGGCGAGTACACCAACCTGGGCGGCATCATGTTCCCCGGCACCGAGCGCGAGATGGTGATCCAGGAATCGGTGTTCACCCGCCACGGCGCCGACCGCGTTCTGCGCTATGCCTACGAGCTGGCCAAGAGCCGCGCGCGCAAGCACCTGACGGTGGCCACCAAGTCCAACGGCATCGCGATCAGCATGCCCTGGTGGGACGGACGCGCCGACGCGATCGGCAAGGCCTACCCGGAGGTCACGGTGGACAAGCAGCACATCGACATCCTCACCGCCCGCTTCGTGCTCCAGCCCGACCGCTTCGACGTGGTGGTGGCCTCCAACCTGTTCGGCGACATCCTGTCCGACCTCGGCCCGGCCTGCACCGGCACCATCGGCCTGGCGCCCTCGGGCAACCTGAACCCGGACCGCGACTTCCCCTCGCTGTTCGAGCCGGTGCACGGCTCGGCGCCCGACATCTATGGCCGCAACATCGCCAACCCGATCGCCATGATCTGGTCGGGCGCCATGATGCTCGACTTCCTCGGCGCCGGCGAGGCGCGCTACACCGAGGCCCACGACGCCATCGTGCACGCCATCGAGCGCTGCCTGGTCGAGGGCCCGCGCACGCCGGACATGGGCGGCGCGGCCAGCACCACGGACGTGGGCAAGGCGGTCGCCGCCCTGCTGGCCGGCTAAGCGGCCGGGATTGCTCCCGGGAACTCGAAAAAAAATTTGCAGATCGCTGCATCCGAACGCGCCTCTGGCGAGTAGTGCGAGGGCAAGCCGCCTTTTCCGAAGGGCGGCCCCTTTTGACCCACTACTACGGAGCAGCCATCATGACCAGACAGCAGACCTTCCGACTCGTCCTCGCCGCCTCGCTCGCGCTTCCCCTCGCCGCCTGCGGGGGCGACGATGACGACCACCACGAGATGCCGCCGCCGGCCCAGCCGGCGCCGACCACGCCGCCGATGAGCGCGGGCGACCTGTTCATCCTCACGGCGGGCAACCGGCTGGTCTCGGTGAACCGCGACGCGCCGGGCACGGTGCGCACCAACATGCCGGTCACCGGCCTGCAGAGCGGCGAGAACCTGGTCGGCATCGACTTCCGCCCGGCTGACGGCATGCTGTACGCGGTGGCCTCGACCGGCCGCCTGTACACGATCGACACCGCCAGCGGCGCGGCCACCCTCAAGTCCACCCTGAGCGCGGACGCCGCCGACACCACGGCCCCCTTCACCAGCCTGTCCGGCGCCGACTTCGGGGTCGACTTCAACCCGGCCGCGGACCGCCTGCGCGTGGTCAGCAACACCGGCCAGAGCCTGCGCATCAACGTCGACACCGGCGCCACGACCACCGACGGCAACATCAACGGCGGCGCCGCCAACAGCGCCATCACCGCCTCGGCCTATACCAATTCCTTCGCCGGCACCGCGAGCACGACCCTGTTCGGCATCGACACCGCGAACGACACCCTGTACGTACAGAACCCGCCCAACAACGGCACCCTGGCCACGCCGGTGACCCTGGGCGTGGATGCCGGCAGCGCCAACGGCTTCGACATCGACGCCCGCAACAACAGCGGCTACCTGGTGGCCACGGTGTCCGGCGCGCGCAACCTGTACAGCGTGAACCTGGCCGCCACCAGCGGCGCGGCCACCCTGGTGGGCGCGCTGGGCGTCAGCGAAGACCTGCGCGGGATCGCCCTGCGCCCGGCCCAGGCGCCCGTGGTGCTGGGCCTGACAGACGACAACCGCCTGGTGAGCTTCAAGCCGGCCACCCCGAACACCATCGACGCCAGCAACGCGGTCAGCGGCTTGAACGGCGGCGAGACCCTGGTCGGCATCGACGTGCGCCCGAAGGACGGCATGCTCTACGGCCTGACCTCGGCCGCGCGCATCGTCACCATCGACCCGGCGACCGGCGCGGCCACCTTCAAGGCCAGCCTGAGCGCCGACGCCAGCGACACCAGCGCACCCTACACCGCGCTGGCCGGCGCCGCCTTCGCGGTCGACTTCAACCCGGTGGCCGACCGCCTGCGCGTGATCTCGAACACCGGCCAGAGCCTGCGCATCAACCCGGACACCGGCGCCACCATCACCGACGGCGCGATCAACCGCGCCTCCGGCCCGGCCAGCGTCGCGGCCGCAGCCTACACCAACAGCATCCCGGGTGCGGCCACCACCCAGCTGTTCGACCTGGACGACACGGCCGACGTGCTGGCGCTGCAGAATCCGCCGAACGACGGCACCCTGACCAACGTGGGCATGCTGGGGCTGGACATCGCCGGGGACAATGCGCTGGATATCGCGGGCGGCGCCAACGGCATGGTGCTGGCGGCCCTGCGCACCACGGCCGGCGGCCCGAGCACGCTGTACCGCGTCGACCTGGCCACCGGCGCCGCGACGCCGGTCAACGGCGCCGCCACCCCGGCGACTTCGAACGTCGGCAACAACCTCGGCCTGCGCGACCTCGCGGTCTGGATCAGGTGATGAAGGCGGGCGGCGGCCGGATCAGCTCATGAAGGCCGCCGCTCAGCCCATCTTGACCGCGCGGCCGATGTAGAGGATCGGGCCGGTCGGACGGCCGATCGGCGAACCGGTGCGCGGTTCGAGGGTGATCTCGAACAGCTGGTTCGGCTCCACCGGCGGCAGCTTGTCGAGCTTGACCTCGACCGCCTGCCCCGGCTTGACCAGGCCCAGCGACACCGGCCCGCTCCAGCCGTCGGCCTTGGTCCAGAGCTGGAGGGCGCGCTCGTCCGGCACCACGGTGGACACCAGCGGCTCGAGGCGCAGCGTGTCCTGGTCGACCATCTTGAGCACCCATCCCGGCGCCGCGTTCTGCGGCGCCGCCAGCACCACCATGTAGCGCGGCGCCTCGACCTGCTGCAGGCGCAGGCCCACCACCACGGCCATGATGGCGGCGGCCGCGAAGCCGCCGGCGGCCAGTCCGCGCCACAGGCCCAGGCTTTCCCACCAGCGTGGGCGCCGCGCGCGCGGCGCGCTTGCCTGCGCCGGCGTCACGCTGTGCGCGATGCGTTCCCACAGGCGCGGTGGAGGCGCCACCGGCTCCACCAGCTGGTTCAGGGGCAGCAGGCGGCTTTCCCAGAAGCCGACGGCGGCGACCAGGGCCGGGTCATCCGCCAGGGCCTGCTCGACCTCGCGCCGCTCGGCGGCGTCCAGGGTGCCGAGCACGTATTCGCCGGCCAGCTCGAAGGGGTCGCGGTTCGGATTCATACCATGCACTCCCTCAGCGCGCTCAGTCCGCGCTTGATCCAGGCCTTCACCGTGCCCAGCGGCGACTTGAGACGGGCGGCGATCTCGCTGTGCGAGAAGCCCTCGACGTAGGCGAACAAAATGCTGTTGCGCTTGCCCGCATCGAGCCGCTCCAGGCAGTCGCGCAGCCGGCCCAGCTCTTCGCGCAGCTCGAAGGCCTCGAGCACGCCCTCGCTGCGGCGCTCGGCGTCGAGGTCGTCGAGCGCCTCCTCGTCCAGTCCCACTTCGCGCGCGCCGTCGCGGATCGCATCCAGCGCGCCATGGCGCACCACGGTGTAGATCCAGCCGCGCCCCGATCCGCGCGCCGGGTCGAAGCTCGCGGCCCGGGTCCAGATGTTGACGAAGGCGTCGTGCAGCACGTCCTCGGCGCGCTGGCGTTCGCGCACGATGCGCAGCGCCACGCCGAACAGGCGCGCGCTTTCCTGGTCATACAGGCGGCGCAGGGCCTGGCGCTCGCCACGGGCGATGGCGCTCAGCGCGGCCTCATAGTCGAAGGTCTCGGGTGCGGTCGTCACGGGGTCCGTTCTGGGTTGGGATTGGCCGGCGTGGCAGGATCAACAAGCTGGTCGATTATATAAGACGGGCCGCGCGCCGCCGCGTCGGCGGCGACAAAAAAATCAAGCCTGGAAATTCTGAAGAGCGTCCCCATCTCCTGTGGCAGACGCAGGACGACAGCGCCTGCGCCCGACGCCCGGCACCTGGCAGATAGCCTTGGCCGTGGCGCCCTTGCAAGAATGGCAGCCCTGCCACCGAGCCAGCCGTGACGCTGGCTCGTTCGTTTTCCCGCCGGCCCGCGCAGCGCGCCCGCCCGGCACGTTCCACCGTCACATCCGCCCGCCCTGCGCACTCGCGCCGGCCGCGGCATTCGTTAATTAACCGGAGAACCCATCATGGCAAAAGAAGAACTGATTGAAATGCATGGCGTCGTGTCCGAAGTCCTGCCCGATTCGCGCTTTCGGGTCGCTTGCGACAATGGCCACGAACTGATCGCCTACACCTCCGGCAGGATGCGCAAGAACCACATCCGCATCATCGCCGGCGACGCGGTCAGCCTGGAGATGTCGCCCTACGACCTGAAGAAGGGACGCATCACCTTCCGCCACCTGGCCAAGGGCAACGCCCCTGCCCGTCCCGCCAACCGCGGCGAGCGCCGCTAATCGCCCCCGGGCGCGTGCTGCGCCCGGAACTGCCTGCGGTAGGCCGAGGGCGAGGTGTGCAGCACCGCGCGGAAGTGCTGGCGCAGGGAGAGCGCGCTGCCGAAGCCCGCTTCGTCCGCGATCACCTCGACCGCGGCGTCGCTGCGCTCCAGCATGCGCTGGGCCTGGGCCAGGCGCTGGGCCAGTAGCCACTGCTTGAAGGAGGTCCCGGTGGCCTGCCGGAAGTGGCGCGTGAAGTGGCGCCGGCTCATGGCGGCGCGTTCGGCCAGCGCATCCAGGCTGTGGGCCAGCGACAGGTTGCGCGTCACCCACTCCAGCACCTCGGCGAAGCGTCCGTCGCTCGGGCTCACCGGCAGCGGGCGCTCGATGAACTGGGCCTGCCCGCCCTGGCGGTGCGGGGCCACCAGCAGCCGGCGCGCCACCCGGTTGGCCAGGTCCGCCCCGCGCAGCGCGCGCAGCAGATACAGGCAGCAATCCAGTCCCGCCGCCACCCCGCCCGAGGTCAGCACCTGGCCTTCGTCCACGTACAGCTTTTCCGGGTCGACCTTCACCTTGGGGTAGCGCGCGTGCAGCGCATCCGCGTAGGCCCAGTGGGTGGTGGCGGTCTTCCCGTCCAGCAGGCCCGCCTGCGCCATCGGGAAGGCGCCCAGGCACAGGCCGACCACGCGCGCGCCCTGGCCGGCGGCGCGGCGCAAGGCGTCCAGCAGCGCCGGCGGCGCAGGCCGGCAGTCGTCGTGCCAGGTCGGCATGATGACGATGTCGGCGCCGTCGACCGCGTCCAGGCCGTG of Massilia sp. KIM contains these proteins:
- a CDS encoding LysR substrate-binding domain-containing protein — its product is MNNPIENEDLRVLVTVARKGGFAAAAQELGMSPAYVSKRIGILEAGLGVKLFQRSTRRILITEDGERVLAHAQTILDHLDSLADEVSQRRREPAGRVRICSSFGFGRKVVAPLVAQLAMRYPGLQIRFEVFDRLVDIVEEGFDLDVRIGDEIAPHLIARRLMDNRRVLCAAPAYLANHGVPKTLADLASHNCLPIKERDHPFGTWRLRGRHGEETVKVSGSLSTNHGEIALRWARAGAGIVLRSLWDVQPLLDDGTLVRVLPEYAQEANVWAVYPQRLGASAKVRVCVEMLAQQLSAQRGE
- the infA gene encoding translation initiation factor IF-1, with protein sequence MAKEELIEMHGVVSEVLPDSRFRVACDNGHELIAYTSGRMRKNHIRIIAGDAVSLEMSPYDLKKGRITFRHLAKGNAPARPANRGERR
- a CDS encoding CaiB/BaiF CoA-transferase family protein, which gives rise to MTQSGTSSSALPKALGHIRVLDLSRVLAGPWCSQNLADLGADVIKIERPGSGDDTRAWGPPYAKDGAGHDTGEAAYYLSANRGKRSVTVDIASSEGQALLRELVKHCDVVLENFKVGHLKRYGLDYDSLKAIKPDLVYCSITGFGQDGPYAHRAGYDFLIQGMGGLMSVTGERDDLPGGGPQKAGVALTDLMTGMYATVAVLAALTHRDRTGEGQHIDMSLLDTQVAMLANVGSNYLNSGKPPKRWGNAHANIVPYQTFACADGHIIVATGNDGQYQKFVEAGGRPELGSDERFATNPLRVRNRDTLVPILAEMVKQKTRDDWIALLEERGVPCGPINDLADVFANPQVVAREVAIELPHPTAGKVKLVRSPIRMSATPATSDKAPPLLGQHTDEVLREMLGHSEADIAALRDKGVL
- a CDS encoding tartrate dehydrogenase, with the protein product MKKTHRIAVLAGDGIGKEVMPEGLRALEAAARRFDIGLAFEHFEWASCDYYLAHGKMMPDDWFEQLRGFDAIYFGAVGWPATVPDHVSLWGSLLKFRREFDQYINLRPVRLFEGVPCPLAGRKPGDIDFFVVRENTEGEYTNLGGIMFPGTEREMVIQESVFTRHGADRVLRYAYELAKSRARKHLTVATKSNGIAISMPWWDGRADAIGKAYPEVTVDKQHIDILTARFVLQPDRFDVVVASNLFGDILSDLGPACTGTIGLAPSGNLNPDRDFPSLFEPVHGSAPDIYGRNIANPIAMIWSGAMMLDFLGAGEARYTEAHDAIVHAIERCLVEGPRTPDMGGAASTTDVGKAVAALLAG
- the speD gene encoding adenosylmethionine decarboxylase, whose translation is MSGGAHRPAGIHLLADLAGIDAALLADPEAIDALLREAALAAGARILHSHFHSFGTGMGVTGVLLLAESHISIHTWPEHGFAAADIFMCGAAQPQLALEVIEDALAPASRSLKTVARGQL
- a CDS encoding anti-sigma factor domain-containing protein, which translates into the protein MNPNRDPFELAGEYVLGTLDAAERREVEQALADDPALVAAVGFWESRLLPLNQLVEPVAPPPRLWERIAHSVTPAQASAPRARRPRWWESLGLWRGLAAGGFAAAAIMAVVVGLRLQQVEAPRYMVVLAAPQNAAPGWVLKMVDQDTLRLEPLVSTVVPDERALQLWTKADGWSGPVSLGLVKPGQAVEVKLDKLPPVEPNQLFEITLEPRTGSPIGRPTGPILYIGRAVKMG
- a CDS encoding GlxA family transcriptional regulator, translating into MAKSPSPVRIAVIAFDGITPFHLSVPGVVFGAVPEEAGGFEVLVCAEGGAPLATSAGFSIAADHGLDAVDGADIVIMPTWHDDCRPAPPALLDALRRAAGQGARVVGLCLGAFPMAQAGLLDGKTATTHWAYADALHARYPKVKVDPEKLYVDEGQVLTSGGVAAGLDCCLYLLRALRGADLANRVARRLLVAPHRQGGQAQFIERPLPVSPSDGRFAEVLEWVTRNLSLAHSLDALAERAAMSRRHFTRHFRQATGTSFKQWLLAQRLAQAQRMLERSDAAVEVIADEAGFGSALSLRQHFRAVLHTSPSAYRRQFRAQHAPGGD
- a CDS encoding DUF4394 domain-containing protein, which gives rise to MTRQQTFRLVLAASLALPLAACGGDDDDHHEMPPPAQPAPTTPPMSAGDLFILTAGNRLVSVNRDAPGTVRTNMPVTGLQSGENLVGIDFRPADGMLYAVASTGRLYTIDTASGAATLKSTLSADAADTTAPFTSLSGADFGVDFNPAADRLRVVSNTGQSLRINVDTGATTTDGNINGGAANSAITASAYTNSFAGTASTTLFGIDTANDTLYVQNPPNNGTLATPVTLGVDAGSANGFDIDARNNSGYLVATVSGARNLYSVNLAATSGAATLVGALGVSEDLRGIALRPAQAPVVLGLTDDNRLVSFKPATPNTIDASNAVSGLNGGETLVGIDVRPKDGMLYGLTSAARIVTIDPATGAATFKASLSADASDTSAPYTALAGAAFAVDFNPVADRLRVISNTGQSLRINPDTGATITDGAINRASGPASVAAAAYTNSIPGAATTQLFDLDDTADVLALQNPPNDGTLTNVGMLGLDIAGDNALDIAGGANGMVLAALRTTAGGPSTLYRVDLATGAATPVNGAATPATSNVGNNLGLRDLAVWIR
- a CDS encoding sigma-70 family RNA polymerase sigma factor; its protein translation is MTTAPETFDYEAALSAIARGERQALRRLYDQESARLFGVALRIVRERQRAEDVLHDAFVNIWTRAASFDPARGSGRGWIYTVVRHGALDAIRDGAREVGLDEEALDDLDAERRSEGVLEAFELREELGRLRDCLERLDAGKRNSILFAYVEGFSHSEIAARLKSPLGTVKAWIKRGLSALRECMV